The Oncorhynchus keta strain PuntledgeMale-10-30-2019 chromosome 28, Oket_V2, whole genome shotgun sequence DNA segment tgttaaTATAAATGTAAGTCTCTCTGCGAAATGACTAAATGTTAATATAAATGTAagtctctgctaaatgactaaaatgtatatataaatgtAAGTCTCTCTGCGAAATGACTAAATGTTAATATAAATGTAAGtctctctgctaaatgactaaatgttAATATAAATGTAAGTCTCTACTAAATGACTAAATGTTAATATAAATGTAAGtctctctgctaaatgactcaaatgttaaTATAAATGTAAGTCTCTCTGCGAAATGACTAAATGTTAATATAAATGTAAGtctctctgctaaatgactaaaatgtaaatataaatgtaagtctctctgctaaatgactcaaatgttaaTATAAATGTAAGTCTCTCTGCGAAATGACTAAATGTTAATATAAATGTAAGtctctctgctaaatgactaaaatgtatatataaatgtAAGTCTCTGCTAGATGACTAAATGTTCATATAAATGTAAGtctctctgctaaatgactaaaatgtaaatataaatgtaagtctctctactaaatgactaaaatgttaatatacatgtaagtctctctgctaaatgactaaatgttCATATAAATGTAAGTCTCTGCTTAATGACTAAAATGTATATATAGGtctctctgctaaatgactaaaatgttaatGTAAATATAAGtctctctgctaaatgactaaatgttaatataaatgtaagtctctctactaaatgactaaaatgttaatATAAATGTAAGTCTCTCTGCGAAATGACTAAATGTTAATATAAATGTAAGtctctctgctaaatgactaaaatgtatatataaatgtAAGTCTCTGCTAGATGACTAAATGTTCATATAAATGTAAGtctctctgctaaatgactaaaatgtaaatataaatgtaagtctctctactaaatgactaaaatgttaatatacatgtaagtctctctgctaaatgactaaatgttCATATAAATGTAAGTCTCTGCTTAATGACTAAAATGTATATATAGGtctctctgctaaatgactaaaatgttaatGTAAATATAAGtctctctgctaaatgactaaatgttaatataaatgtaagtctctctactaaatgactaaaatgttaatataaatgtaagtctctctgctaaatgactaaatgttaatataaatgtaagtctctctactaaatgactaaatgttaatataaatgtaagtctctctgctaaatgactaaaatgttaatATAACTGTAAGCGTGTGTCACCAAGATGACAATGAGATCTGCTCACCTTTAGTTTCTAAGATAACCACGTTGCCAaactcgctctctcccccctcgtTGAAGCTCTGCATCTTGATGTCGTAGGCCGTCTCAGGCTGCAGGTCAGTGATGGAGTGCCAGTAACGGTCACCCTCCACCACGTCCTTCTTATAGTCACTGTCGTTGTCACTGTCTGTCGGCCGGTAGAAGATGTAGAAACcatagacaggggtgttgttgaCGGCAGTGTACTGTGGAGAGAAAGAATATGAACGGTTTAATGTTAGCATAACAACAGTAACAAGAGTTATAGCCATACTTATatcacgataacacacacacacacacacacacacacacacacacacacacacacacacacacacacacacacacacacacacacacacacacacacacacacacacacacacacacacacacacacacacagttccactcACCGTCCATTTCAGGATGATGGTGGTCTCGTTGATAGCTTCATTATAAGTGATGTAGGGTCCGTCTACAGGGCGTTCGTTGGGCCTGCCACCCCCCACCACCGTGTAGGCCTTAGAGGGGGCACTGGGGGGGCTGGCGCCAATCACATTTACCGCCAACACACGGAACTTATAGGACATGCCTACAGGGAAACAGAAAGCCCACGCGGGTTAAACGAACTAAACACCAGTTACACagcctctctgtttctccattcACACTAATGGTTACCATCTGGTCACCATGTTGATTACAGTCATTATTAAAATAGCTAGGATTATGATGATGACTGATAGTGTAATGTCCATGATAATGACAGTCATGCTAATGATGATGATGCCATTTGTCATAATGAGGAATAACGTTGTGATGGGAACgacgatgatgatggtgatgaagcTCACCTTTCTCCAGGCCAGTGATCTCCACAGACAGTCGCTGGGGGGGGATGTTAGTGACGGCCTCCTCCCACTCCCCACCTCCCTTCCCCTTCAGCTTCTTAAACTCCACTCTGAAAGACTGGATGGGGAAACCACGGTTACCGCGGGGGATCCATGTCACGTATGCAGATGTCTCAGTCGCCATGGAGATGGTGGGCTTATCAGGGGCCTCAGGAGCTGTGGGAAAGTGATAGCGGTTAAACGGACATCAAATCTAATATTGTTCCCATATTAAGGCACACAAGGACAGACACTCTCAGAAACACAAAAGCCCAAACATGAACAGACACGAACAGGTACAATAACAAACTTACTAAGACTTACTGTGAGCTCATCCTTGAGTGTTAAAAGTGAAAGAGAGATCAAGACAGGTCACATGTTAGTACAGAGTAGAAAGGTGAGGGGGGTTAACAGATAGTCAAACAGCTTGATAAGGGCTCGGACAGGATGTTAGAGATCTAACTGTGTGTCATCTATGGAACAACCACACTGGTTAGTTAGAGTGACAGTAGGTGAGGGGCAGGGGACTTACGAGAGAGGCGAGGTGATGGTACTGGAGGAGTTTTAGGGAGCTCGTTCTGACCTCCTGGACCCCTACGACCTGTTGGCACGGGGTAAAAAAAGAGTGTTTGCAAAAAGACACAAATACGGTAGTGGGATATATGATAATCATTGTGATGATAGATAAATGAATGGATGTACCTTTGCCTGTCCTGAAGGTCATCATGGCGGGTTGTCCCAGGCCAGCACAGTTCTTAGCAGACATCTCTACCTCGTACAGACTGGCTGGCTGCAGCTTGGCCAGGGTCAGCTTGTGGAGAAACCCAGAGATACTGCTGCTGGTCCACTCACCTGGAGGGtcctctatctgtgtgtgtgtgtgtgtgtgtgtgtgagagagagaaagatcagtCAGTGTGTGAGGATGATGTGAGAATGAGTTATGTCTGTAGTTGTAGACAAATATCAATCTACACTGAATGAGTGTAACATTGTGTGTAGAATACGTGTGTGTCCATGAGTTAACTAGCCTGTACCTTTCTGTACTTGACGATGTACTCCATCACAGGAGAGCCTCCATCGTGGCGAGGTTTCCAGGTCAGATCATAGAAGTCAGCCTTGACGGTCCTGGGCTGGCTGAGGATGACAGGGGCCTCTGCCACAGAGATCTGCCCAGTCAGCTCAGAGCAGTCCAGGGTCAGCACGCTACCCGTGGCCCCGTGCTTCACTGGGACCTGCTCCCGCAGCACCTTGTCTGGGCTCAGTGGACGCAGGATGGAGGGCAGCTTCCCTGACCGAGACGGAACACCGGTTGGTAGGGTGACCAGCCTGGCGGCAGCCTGCGAGCTGCCCACACCGTTCTCAGCCATGCACTGGTACAAGCCGTTGTCCTGCGGGCCCACGTTGATGACACGCAGCACGCGGGCAGACAGGCGGTGGCGTGGTGACGAGGCCAGGGGGCGGGCGTTGTGGAGCCACACCACAGAGGGGGTGGGTTTACCCCTGGCCAGGCAGCTGAAGCGCACACTCTCCCCCCACGACACCTCCTGCTGCTGGAGCTCTATGGTTACCTGGGGAGGCTCtgcagagagagaatggagagggagagttagtctgtgtgtgtgtcagtgagcgAGTACACTGTAAGGTAATGTCTAGCATATAAGCTTGAGTAATGGTTGATTGTGAGTGATGGTTGGTTGTGAGGGAGTGAGCTTGATTAAGTATGTCTGTATCGGTGTGCGTGCCagcatgtgtatgtatgtgtgtgtgtgtggggctgtgcCGTGCGGAGACAGGCCAGTCAGTTGATGGTTGGCTGGTCGTGACAAGCCAGAGCTCATTAACGCTACAGCAGCACACACTTTAATTAGGGGCTGCTGCTGAGAGGAGACTCACTGGAAAAACAGTCATCCATAACTGAGTCCTGCTCTATAAAGTcctccacacacactctgaaaTAACCctctatactatatatatacaccaacAGGGCTctgccaaccacacacacacacacacacacacacacacacacacacacacacacacacacacacacacacacacacacacacttctctcgcTCCACCAAACGTGAGTCAGTCTAATCATCAAGTCTATGATGCAGACAAAACCCGAAAATCCCATAATATGGAGCAACTCCATAAGTTTCAAATCCTTTCAGAACTCTTAATTTTGTACCCATCATACAGGAGTGTTAGCACAGTGTTTCTCCAACCTCTCCCCCGGGACTTCCAGCCGTTCCATGTGTTTCATCTATTCCacagctagcacacctgattcaacttgtcaactaatcatcaagcccttgactaggtgaacCAGGTGAGCTAGTTTAGAGTTAAAACAAAATGGTGAAATGTCTGTCGGTCACCGAGGAGAAGTTAGAAGACCACTGTTTTAGAGGAACAGAAACATACATAACACCTCATCCTAGTATCATCCTACTGAACCCATATCATCCTACTGAACCCCTCCTAGTATCCTCCTACTGAACCCCTCCTAGTATTATCCTACTCAACCCATCCTAGTATCATCCTACTGAACCCATATCATCCTACTGAACCCATATCATCCTACTGAACCCATATCATCCTACTGAACCCAACCTAGTATCATCCTACTGAACCCATATCATCCTACTGAACCCAACCTAGTATCATCCTACTGAACCCCTCCTAGTATCCTCCTACTGAACCCCTCCTAGTATTATCCTACTCAACCCATCCTAGTATCATCCTACTGAACCCATATCATCCTACTGAACCCAACCTAGTATCATCCTACTGAACCCATATCATCCTACTGAACCCAACCAAGTATCATCCTACTGAACCCCTCCAAGTATCCTCCTACTGAACCCCTCCTAGTATTATCCTACTCAACCCATCCTAGTATCATCCTACTGAACCCATATCAGCCTACTGAACCCAACCTAGTATCATCCTACTGAACCCAACCTAGTATCATCCTACTGAACCCAACCTAGTATCATCCTACTGAACCCATATCAGCCTACTGAACCCAACCTAGTATCATCCTACTGAACCCAACCTAGTATCATCCTACTGAACCCAACCTAGTATCATCCTACTGAACCCCTCCAAGTATCATCCTACTCAACCCCTCCTAGTATCATCCTACTCAACCCATCCTAGGAGCATCCTACTGAACCCATATCATCCTGCTGAACCCCTCCTAGTATTATCCTACTGAACCCCTCCTAGTATCCTCCTACTGAACCCCTCCTAGTATTATCCTACTGAACCCCTCCTAGTATCCTCCTACTGAACCCATATCATCTTACTGAACCCCTCCTAGTATTATCCTACTGAACCCCTCCTAGTATCCTCCTACTGACCCCCTCCTAGTATCCTCCTACTGAACCCATATCATCTTACTGAACCCCTCCTAGTATTATCCTACTCAACCCATCCTAGTATCATCCTACTGAACCCATATCATCCTACTGAACCCATATCATCCTACTGAACCCCTCCTAGTATTATCCTACTCAACCCCTCCTAGTATCATCCTACTGAACCCCTCCTAATATCATCCTACTCAACCCCTCCTAGTACCATCCTACTGAACCCATCCTAGGAGCATCCTACTGAACCCATATCATCCTACTGAACCCCTCCTAGTATTATCCTACTCAACCCATAAGTGAGGACCAAAGTTTggggatatatatatttttttacactcACAGGTTGGCACTACTCACCGAACACCTGCACGTCGTAGAGCACAGTAGCGGCGCTCTCTGATCCGATGCCGTTGTCAGCGTGACACTTGTACGTCCCTGAGTCGCCCTCGCCCGCCGCGTCGATCAGCAGGTTGCTGAGCAGGAAGCGCGTGTTGTTATGGAAACGCAGGTCCTGACCGTCCTTGGCCCATGTAACCTGCGGGGTCGGGATGCCGCTGGCCACACACTCCAGGACCAGACGCTGTCCCTTAGTAACCATGATGGTGCGAGACACTGGGGGGTAGATGATACGGGCCGCCTCCGACGtcgaacctagagagagagatggaaggagggggagaggaactgTGTTTATGCAATGGGTTGTTTTTCAGTAAAGCATCTCACTGGCCTTGTTATAATCTTATTAAGAGGTATTTGAAAGTTACAAATCACATTACTTAGAAATAAATCAAATTAGCTAATAAAATGACTCAATTTGCCTGGGGGGTttctaagctaacatatggaattgttttaaaatggtcataccaaggatcatttatctatttgatttagaatgttAAGACCTCTTAAGgtgtcacatttatttatttattattataggATGAAACATTTAATTTGGACTTaatgctattagccaatagaaacacactgTATAGCAGATTCAGTACATGGAGCCACAGATAGTAAGAGATTGTTCTTTAGTGTCTGTCTTATATCTTAGAGATAAAAGACAGATCAGGaaatcatatatatatttttacatgtatttatccCCTTATTTTAGGTACTAAACTAtttcaatatacagtaccagtcaaaagtttgggcacagttactaagggtttttctttatttttactattttctacattatagaataatagtggcgacatcaaaactatgtagGCCAAGAATTAAATGATCTAAATGACTGTCAATTAGACATTTACAGAGGTAGGTGTGTATGCTGTATCTTTGACGCTATCATGTTCATGGTCAGTGTTTAGTCGTGTTTGGTCAGTGTTTGGTCGTGTTTGGTCAGTGTTTGGTCAGTGTTTAGTCAGTGTTTAGTCGTGTTTGGTCAGTGTTTGGTCGTGTTTGGTCAGTGTTTGGTCAGTGTTTGGTCAGTGTTTGGTCAGTGTTTGGTCAGTGTTTGGTCAGTGTTTGGTCGTGTTTGGTCAGTGTTTGGTCGTGTTTGGTCGTGTTTGGTCAGTGTTTGGTCATGTTTGGTCAGTGTTTGGTCAGTGTTTGGTCGTGTTTGGTCAGTGTTTGGTCAGTGTTTGGTCGTGTTTGGTCGTGTTTGGTCGTGTTTGGTCAGTGTTTGGTCGTGTTTGGTCAGTGTTTGGTCAGTGTTTGGTCATGATGCGCTCACTCACGGCGTATGCGCAGGCGGTCAGTCGAGGTGGAGGTCTTGACCTCCTGTGTGACAGGGTTGTAAGCAGCACACTTGTAGGGCCCCTCGTCGTCCAGAGTGGCGTTGGCTATCTGCAGGTTCCCTGATGGCATGATCAGGTAGTTCCCTgttgacacagacagacagtaggtggCTTTAATCATCGAGACTGGGCTGGCTGGGtattggtactggtactggtcATTAGAACTGATCCAAGAGACAATTCTGTGGTTGTTATCCTTGGGCATGGACATGTATATAATATAAAATAGTTTTTAAAGTTCCAGATCAGTTTTTTTAGGAAAGATAGTAAGTTGAGTAACCTGAGCAGGCTTTAGCATTAGGCCTACGACAGTCTCTTTCAACAGCAGAGTGCACTGTTAGCACCAGCCACATGGATGTTAGCACCAGCCACATGGAGGTTAGCACCAGCCACATGGATGTTAGCACCAGCCACATGGAGGTTAGCACCAGCCACATGGAGGTTAGCACCAGCCACATGGAGGTTAGCACCAGCCACATGGAGGTTAGCACCAGCCACATGGAGGTTAGCACCAGCCACATGGATGTTAGCACCAGCCACATGGAGGTTAGCACCAGCCACATGGAGGTTAGCACCAGCCACATGGAGGTTTGCACCAGCCACATGGATGTTAGCACCAGCCACATGGATGTTAGCACCAGCCACATGGAGGTTAGCACCAGCCACATGGAGGTTAGCACCAGCCACATGGAGGTTAGCACCAGCCACATGGATGTTAGCACCAGCCACATGGATGTTAGCACCAGCCACATGGAGGTTAGCACCAGCCACATGGATGTTAGCACCAGCCACATGGAGGTTAGCACCAGCCACATGGATGTTAGCACCAGCCACATGGATGTTAGCACCAACCACATGGAGGTTAGCACCAGCCACATGGAGGCGCCCTGGAGTTTTACTGAGAGCCAGTGAACTCTCCTCAATGTGGTTTTAATTTCCCACTCTCTGATAAGCCACACAGCCCTGCCTACAGCCCTACATACAGCCCTACCTACAGCCCAACCTACAGCCCCACATACAGCCCTTACATACAGCCGTACCTACAGCCCTACCTATAGCCCCACATACAGCCCTACCTACAGCCCTACATACAGCCCCACATACAGCCCTACCTACAGCCCTACATACAGCCCTACCTACAGCCCAACATACAGCCCCACATACAGCCCCACATACAGCCCTACCTACAGCCCCACATACAGCCCTACCTACAGCCCTACATACAGCCTTACCTACAGCCCAACATACAGCCCTACCTACAGCCCCACATACAGCCCTACCTACAGCCCCACATACAGCCCTACTTATAGCCCTACATACAGCTTCCAGCAATCTATATACCAGCCACAGAGGAGTGGGGATTTTTTCTCAAAGAGCTCAAGAAATAAATGGTTGCAAAACAAACAAGAGTATTCCCATGTTTCAACATTCCCCAGATAGAGCTGCCTTATCTGCAGTTTTATGATGGGCCAGATAGCAGGATAGATACAGCATTCCAGGAATCCAGGGAAAGAGATAgtaaaagagcgagagagaaattactaatgagaaggacagagaaagaaagaggggggagcgaaagagaaagaatgacagagagagagaaattactaatgagaaggacagagaaagaaagaggggggagcgaaagagaaagaatgacagagagagagaaagtactAATGACAATATCAGAGAgagtaagaggagagagagcgagaaagtgagagagagggatagaatgCTAATTGAGAGGTAGAGAACATAGGCCTGTAACAGAATGATAGATCCATACCTTTGGAGGTCTCGAGCCACTCCTGTTTGACACTGTAGCGAACCTGTGCCTTGGGCTGGCTCTCAGGGAGGTGACACTGGATCACAGCCGTGTTCCCCTCATCCACCTCAATGTCCTGCTGGTTGTCTTGCTCAAAGTCTCGCAGCTCTgaggtacacagagagagagagagagaggaggtcaggacagacattaatacacacagatactggggcggcagggtagcctagtggttagagcgtaaccggaaggttgcaagttcaaacccccgagctgacatggtacaaatctgtcgttctgcccctgaacaggcagttaacccactgttcctaggccgtcattgtaaataagaatttgttcttaactgacttgcctggttaaatacaaaTACAGTCTGCACAAAACAGACACTgggctgacccctgacctctcaccCGCCTCCGAGGGGGCTACATCGGCTGGGCCAGGGTTAGAGGTGCCTCTAGAGTTTCAAGGAAAGAACAACCAGCGTGGATTGGGAGGAAATAGCATTGCTAGACTTTAGAACATGAAGTGGGGGAGTAGAGTaaaggggggggtagagagagagagggggaagagagagagagtagagagagagggagtagagagagagggggtagagagagaggggggagagtagagagcgagagagacaaataaGGTAGAGAAAGAACGTTTaaaaagaaagtgagagagaaaaagagagaacccaaaagacagagggggaaagggggaacaTTCAACATAACAAATGATCAGAGCTGTAGTGTGTCCTGGAGGCAGGGAGTCCATCAGTGAAATGAAACACAAATACAACTCCCTAACCTAATTAAATGTCTACCAgtctctgttgatttattatgTTTCACAAAGATGGCGGCACTCCATTATTTTCAGAGGTGCACGGCTGGTTGTTATTCTAAGACTGCTCAACTCTTTGGCAAAACAGACGTAACCAAGCCACTCATACACAGTGAACTGACTAGACAACCAGATACCGTTATATACATTTCTAAGTAGATGCTTTGAAGTGTATATTCACTTTTGATGCTGAACATACCAACTTTACCATGGGTGACAGACAGTGTGGGAGGTTTTTCATATCTGATCTATTCCCCCTGCAGGCAGTGTGGGCTGTCTGGGGAAGTTTTAATGGGAGAGGGGAGCTACAGGGGTTGGCCTTGACAGGTGCCCCCCACCTCCATCCGACCTGCTACCAACCCCTATACCAAGAGATATGAGAAACACAAGACATGTCATgctgggtagtgtgtgtgtgtgtgtgtgtgtgtgtgtgtgtgtgtgtgtgtgtgtgtgtgtgtgtgtgtgtgtggacaaggGGGTGGAGTCTCGAAGAGACACTGTGTGATGCTCCATTTGCTAAATCAATCAGGCCCTGTTTTTACAgctaccccctccctccttccctactccccctccctccctccctactccccctccctactccccctccctccctccctccctactccccctcTTCCCCACCCTTGCATTCTTCCACTGAAAAGCCCCCTATGTGCCTCTCAGGTGTGTGACAGAAAGAAAAAAATACAAAGAAAGAGAAACAACTATATAGGAATAACTGTTGAACAACTATATGGGAATAACTGTAGAACAACTATATAGGAATAACTGTCAAACAACTATATAGGAATAACTGTCAAACAACTATATAGGAATAACTGTAGAGCAACTATATAGGAATAACTGTAGAACAACTATATAGGAATAACTGTAGAACAACTATATAGGGATAACTGTAGAACAACTATATAGGAATAACTGTCGAACGACTATATGGGAATAACTGTTGAACAACTATATAGGAATAACTGTTGAACAACTATATGGGAATAACTGTAGAACAACTATATAGGAATAACTGTCAAACAACTATATAGGAATAACTGTTGAACAACTATATAGGAATAACTGTTGAACAACTATATGGGAATAACTGTAAAACAACTATATAGGAATAACTGTCAAACAACTATATAGGAATAACTGTCGAACAACTATATAGGGATAACTGTAGAACAACTATATAGGAATAACTGTCGAACAACTATATAGGAATAACTGTCGAACGACTATATGGGAATAACTGTTGAACAACTATATAGGAATAACTGTTGAACAACTATATGGGAATAACTGTTGAACAACTATATGGGAATAACTGTAGAACAACTATATAGGAATAACTGTCGAACGACTATATAGGAATAACTGTCGAACGACTATATGGGAATAACTGTTGAACAACTATATAGGAATAACTGTTGAACAACTATATGGGAATAACTGTAGAACAACTATATAGGAATAACTGTCAAACAACTATATAGGAATAACTGTCAAACAACTATATAGGAATAACTGTCGAACAACTATATAGGAATAAATACAGAACAACTATATAGGAATAACTATAGAACAACTATATATGAATAACTGTATAACAACTATACAGGAATAACTGTAGAACAACTATATAGGAATAACTGTAGAACAACTATATAGGAATAACTGTAGAACAACTATATAGGGATAACTGTCGAACAACTATATAGGAATAAATACAGAACAACTATATAGGAATAACTATAGAACAACTATATATGAATAACTGTATAACAACTATACAGGAATAACTGTAGAACAACTATATAGGAATAACTGTAGAACAACTATATAGGAATAACTGTAGAACAACTATATAGGGATAACTGTAGAACAACTATATAGGAATAACTGTCAAACAACTATATAGGAATAACTACAGAACAACTATATAGGAATAACTGTAGAGCAACTATATAGGGATAACTGTCGAACAACTATATAGGAATAACTATAGAGCAACTATATAGGGATAACTGTCAAACAACTATATAGGAATAACTACAGAACAACTATATAGGAATAACTGTAGAGCAACTATATAGGGATAACTGTCGAACAACTATATAGGAATAACTATAGAGCAACTATATAGGGATAACTGTCAAACAACTATATAGGAATAACTATAGAGCAACTATATAGGGATAACTGTCGAACAACTATATAGGAATAACTACAGAACAACTATATAGGAATAACTGTAGAACAACTATATAGGAATAACTGTAGAACAACTATATAGGAATAACTGTAGAACAACTATATAGGAATAACTGTAGAACAACTATATAGGGATAACTGTAGAGCAACTATATATGTGTTGGTGCGTGACCATAAGGTGGGTTGGTGGTCAGTGtcagagagaatgtgtgtgagtgCAGTCTCAGCACAGTCATCATTTGTTTAGGTTAAGTGTGTTCACatgtatgtatgtttgtttgggtgtgtgtgtgtgtgtgtgtgtgtgtgtgtgtgtgtgtatgtgtctgtgatcCTCCTGTATATGTacacacatgtgtgtgtgttcccgtaTGCGTGTGCATGTGTACTGCTGTCCCTGTGTGAGTGAGATGCTGGTCAAGCAGGATGAATGgtatttataaagtggagctggactgctCCAGGATTACTTGGCAATGCCAGTTTAAATACTTTAAGACAGACTTCACATACATCATCTCCATGTGCAGGGGGGGTAGTGACTAGTAGAGATacagatgttttattttattgtatttaactgcaacactacataaagagacaccaccacaacactacatgaagagagacaccaccacaacactacctaaagagagacac contains these protein-coding regions:
- the boc gene encoding brother of CDO isoform X2: MSGTDWTPWMKKRRARVLCALGAVLLCCLQGGATVTDEVAVFTEEPLSVVQKLGGSVTLRCSARPPSANISWRLNGRELVAGAGGDLGVVLEPGTLLIPALTNLTLGRYQCVASTNAGGLASVPANVTAAKLRDFEQDNQQDIEVDEGNTAVIQCHLPESQPKAQVRYSVKQEWLETSKGNYLIMPSGNLQIANATLDDEGPYKCAAYNPVTQEVKTSTSTDRLRIRRSTSEAARIIYPPVSRTIMVTKGQRLVLECVASGIPTPQVTWAKDGQDLRFHNNTRFLLSNLLIDAAGEGDSGTYKCHADNGIGSESAATVLYDVQVFEPPQVTIELQQQEVSWGESVRFSCLARGKPTPSVVWLHNARPLASSPRHRLSARVLRVINVGPQDNGLYQCMAENGVGSSQAAARLVTLPTGVPSRSGKLPSILRPLSPDKVLREQVPVKHGATGSVLTLDCSELTGQISVAEAPVILSQPRTVKADFYDLTWKPRHDGGSPVMEYIVKYRKIEDPPGEWTSSSISGFLHKLTLAKLQPASLYEVEMSAKNCAGLGQPAMMTFRTGKGRRGPGGQNELPKTPPVPSPRLSPPEAPDKPTISMATETSAYVTWIPRGNRGFPIQSFRVEFKKLKGKGGGEWEEAVTNIPPQRLSVEITGLEKGMSYKFRVLAVNVIGASPPSAPSKAYTVVGGGRPNERPVDGPYITYNEAINETTIILKWTYTAVNNTPVYGFYIFYRPTDSDNDSDYKKDVVEGDRYWHSITDLQPETAYDIKMQSFNEGGESEFGNVVILETKARLNQRPSPSEASSQRPEHPGGPVPRPSDLPYLIVGVVLGALVFIIVAFIPFCLWRAWAKQKQTSDLCFPAVAHPVSSCQYTMVPLQGLALVGHCPLDPHLPTPHAIYPPNRECTPNGKHHYPTHHLPGLRQEDVEYDMECDTLLAQTMSNGHAPGYHYSNSEPGDGEDCCLPDDSTLQLLNTSEQPISTQNLTGNAHFHNGDINLDLLPCSPSPLRSLEENSTATTSTATTPESQDALPLQSETGTSDSTDA
- the boc gene encoding brother of CDO isoform X1, translated to MSRRIEAVLRAKGGSVWKMSGTDWTPWMKKRRARVLCALGAVLLCCLQGGATVTDEVAVFTEEPLSVVQKLGGSVTLRCSARPPSANISWRLNGRELVAGAGGDLGVVLEPGTLLIPALTNLTLGRYQCVASTNAGGLASVPANVTAAKLRDFEQDNQQDIEVDEGNTAVIQCHLPESQPKAQVRYSVKQEWLETSKGNYLIMPSGNLQIANATLDDEGPYKCAAYNPVTQEVKTSTSTDRLRIRRSTSEAARIIYPPVSRTIMVTKGQRLVLECVASGIPTPQVTWAKDGQDLRFHNNTRFLLSNLLIDAAGEGDSGTYKCHADNGIGSESAATVLYDVQVFEPPQVTIELQQQEVSWGESVRFSCLARGKPTPSVVWLHNARPLASSPRHRLSARVLRVINVGPQDNGLYQCMAENGVGSSQAAARLVTLPTGVPSRSGKLPSILRPLSPDKVLREQVPVKHGATGSVLTLDCSELTGQISVAEAPVILSQPRTVKADFYDLTWKPRHDGGSPVMEYIVKYRKIEDPPGEWTSSSISGFLHKLTLAKLQPASLYEVEMSAKNCAGLGQPAMMTFRTGKGRRGPGGQNELPKTPPVPSPRLSPPEAPDKPTISMATETSAYVTWIPRGNRGFPIQSFRVEFKKLKGKGGGEWEEAVTNIPPQRLSVEITGLEKGMSYKFRVLAVNVIGASPPSAPSKAYTVVGGGRPNERPVDGPYITYNEAINETTIILKWTYTAVNNTPVYGFYIFYRPTDSDNDSDYKKDVVEGDRYWHSITDLQPETAYDIKMQSFNEGGESEFGNVVILETKARLNQRPSPSEASSQRPEHPGGPVPRPSDLPYLIVGVVLGALVFIIVAFIPFCLWRAWAKQKQTSDLCFPAVAHPVSSCQYTMVPLQGLALVGHCPLDPHLPTPHAIYPPNRECTPNGKHHYPTHHLPGLRQEDVEYDMECDTLLAQTMSNGHAPGYHYSNSEPGDGEDCCLPDDSTLQLLNTSEQPISTQNLTGNAHFHNGDINLDLLPCSPSPLRSLEENSTATTSTATTPESQDALPLQSETGTSDSTDA